One window of the Lemur catta isolate mLemCat1 chromosome 6, mLemCat1.pri, whole genome shotgun sequence genome contains the following:
- the MYF6 gene encoding myogenic factor 6, which yields MMMDLFETGSYFFYLDGENVTLQPLEVAEGSPLYPGSDGTLSPCQDQMPPEAGSDSSGEEHVLAPPGLQPPHCPGQCLIWACKTCKRKSAPTDRRKAATLRERRRLKKINEAFEALKRRTVANPNQRLPKVEILRSAISYIERLQDLLHRLDQQEKMQELGLDPFSYRPKQENLEGADFLRTCSSQWPSVSDHSRGLVIAAKEGGASIDSSASSSLRCLSSIVDSISSEERKLPCVEEVVEK from the exons ATGATGATGGACCTTTTTGAAACTGGCTCCTATTTCTTCTACTTGGATGGGGAAAACGTTACTCTGCAGCCCTTAGAAGTGGCAGAGGGCTCTCCTTTGTATCCAGGGAGTGATGGCACACTGTCCCCCTGCCAGGACCAAATGCCCCCGGAAGCCGGGAGCGACAGCAGCGGAGAGGAACATGTCCTGGCGCCCCCAGGCCTGCAGCCTCCCCACTGCCCCGGCCAATGTCTGATCTGGGCTTGCAAGACTTGCAAGAGAAAATCTGCCCCCACTGACCGGCGCAAAGCAGCCACCCTGCGCGAGAGGAGGCGGCTAAAGAAAATCAACGAGGCCTTCGAGGCACTGAAACGGCGGACTGTGGCCAACCCCAACCAGAGGCTGCCCAAGGTGGAGATTCTGCGGAGCGCCATCAGCTACATCGAGCGGCTGCAGGACCTGCTGCACCGCCTGGATCAGCAGGAGAAAATGCAGGAGCTAGGGCTGGACCCCTTCAGCTACAGACCCAAGCAAGAAAAT CTCGAGGGCGCGGATTTCCTGCGCACCTGCAGCTCCCAGTGGCCAAGTGTTTCGGATCATTCCAGGGGGCTCGTGATAGCCGCTAAGGAAG GAGGAGCAAGTATTGATTCGTCTGCCTCAAGCAGCCTTCGATGCCTTTCTTCTATCGTGGACAGTATTTCCTCTGAGGAACGCAAACTCCCCTGCGTGGAGGAGGTGGTGGAGAAGTAA